A genomic region of Eucalyptus grandis isolate ANBG69807.140 chromosome 5, ASM1654582v1, whole genome shotgun sequence contains the following coding sequences:
- the LOC104444173 gene encoding transmembrane protein 120 homolog produces MADGGGGGAAARRAEEEEEGARMEQEVRRAVEQAKELQDAAAAHVAAASSEEGSIRQRTLALDSSIRRLRASVGAQAGGGLLDPKLAERLEEELQRAGCIVADGDASSFLPAKAQGGFVRMFLGPINVRASRKEVQLKVKEEYNSYRDRTALLFLIFPSALLVLRSWLWNGCFPAFPVQLYQAWLLVLYTGLALRENILSINGSDIRPWWIYHHYGAMIMALVSLTWEIKGQPNCAQKQRGVQLFLQWAIMQGVAMLLQNRYQRQRLYTRIALGKAKRMDVVWGETAGVDGQLWLLCPILFIMQGFEAYVGFLLLRTAMVGVVSEWQVIFCGILLVLMAVGNFAYTVQTLMVKSRFKAKMKSERRSSRS; encoded by the exons atggcggacggcggcggcggcggggcggcggcgaggagggcggaggaggaggaggagggggcgcGGATGGAGCAGGAGGTGCGGCGGGCGGTGGAGCAGGCGAAGGAGCTCCaggacgccgccgccgcgcaCGTGGCCGCCGCGTCGAGCGAGGAGGGCTCGATCCGGCAGCGCACGCTCGCGCTCGACTCGTCCATCCGCCGCCTCCGGGCCTCCGTCGGCGCCCAGGCGGGCGGCGGGCTGCTGGACCCGAAGCTCGCGGAGAGGCTCGAGGAGGAGCTGCAGCGGGCCGGGTGCATCGTCGCCGACGGGGACGCGTCGTCGTTCCTTCCGGCGAAAGCTCAAG GCGGCTTCGTGAGGATGTTCCTGGGCCCGATCAACGTGCGCGCCTCGAGGAAAGAGGTGCAGCTGAAAGTCAAGGAGGAGTATAACAGCTACAGG GATAGAACTGCTCTCCTCTTTCTCATTTTCCCATCAGCACTTCTAGTGTTGAGATCTTGGCTGTGGAATGGATGTTTTCCAGCATTTCCTGTTCAGCTGTACCAG GCATGGCTGTTAGTCCTCTACACTGGTTTGGCATTGAGAGAAAACATACTAAGCATCAATGGAAGTGACATTAGGCCCTG GTGGATATATCATCACTACGGTGCAATGATTATGGCCCTTGTCAGCCTAACATGGGAGATCAAAGGACAACCAAACTGTGCTCAAAAGCAG AGAGGTGTACAACTTTTCCTTCAATGGGCCATAATGCAAGGAGTTGCTATGCTTCTCCAGAATAGATATCAACGCCAGAGACTTTACACTCGCATTGCACTGGGCAAG GCTAAGAGAATGGATGTAGTCTGGGGAGAAACTGCAGGTGTGGATGGCCAATTATGGCTTCTTTGTCCTATACTTTTCATTATGCAG GGTTTTGAGGCATATGTGGGGTTCCTGCTGCTCCGAACTGCAATGGTTGGGGTAGTTTCTGAATGGCAG GTGATATTCTGTGGGATCCTGCTGGTTCTGATGGCCGTCGGGAACTTCGCGTACACAGTACAGACTCTGATGGTTAAGTCGAGGTTCAAGGCAAAGATGAAGAGTGAACGGAGATCAAGCAGGAGCTAG
- the LOC104444174 gene encoding probable methyltransferase PMT18 — protein sequence MAKEYSGSPKHHHIESKKKRLTYVFCVSGLCVLFYVLGAWQSTPVPNNQSEAYTRIKCDAVNPNAGDGQSTKLSSSSESVSLDFQSHHQVAINDSDTVETIPACDMAHSEYTPCQDPQRGRKFDRNMLKYRERHCPKKDELLKCLIPAPPRYKTPFKWPQSRDYAWYDNIPHRELSIEKAVQNWIQVEGDRFRFPGGGTMFPRGADAYIDDINELIPLTSGKIRTAIDTGCGVASWGAYLLKRDIVTMSFAPRDTHEAQVQFALERGVPAMIGIMASQRIPYPARAFDMAHCSRCLIPWNKYDGLYLIEVDRVLRPGGYWILSGPPIRWRKYWRGWERTQEDLKQEQDSIEDVAKRLCWKKVVEKNDLAIWQKPINHFECIKSRSVYKTPHICKADNPDTAWNRDMETCITPLPEVSSSDEVAGGAVETWPERAFAVPPRVSSGSIPGITAQKYKEDNEIWKDRVSHYKRIISPLTQGRYRNVMDMNANLGGFAAALVKYPVWVMNVVPVNTNHDTLGAIYERGFIGTYQDWCESFSTYPRTYDLIHAGGVFSIYQDRCDITYILLEMDRILRPEGTVIFRDTVEVLVKIKSITDGMRWKSQIMDHESGPFNPEKILVAVKTYWTGKPSQKQL from the exons ATGGCCAAGGAATACAGTGGATCGCCAAAGCATCATCACATCGAATCTAAGAAGAAACGTCTCACCTATGTATTTTGCGTCAGCGGTCTATGCGTGTTGTTCTACGTTTTGGGAGCATGGCAGAGCACTCCTGTCCCAAACAATCAGTCCGAAGCCTATACCAGAATTAAGTGTGATGCCGTCAACCCTAATGCAGGCGATGGCCAGTCCACCAAACTCTCTTCGTCTTCAGAGTCAGTCTCGTTGGACTTCCAAAGCCACCATCAGGTCGCCATCAATGACTCCGATACTGTGGAGACGATTCCTGCATGTGATATGGCCCACAGTGAATACACTCCTTGCCAAGATCCACAGAGGGGGAGGAAGTTCGATAGGAATATGCTGAAGTACCGAGAACGGCATTGCCCCAAGAAAGACGAGTTACTAAAGTGTTTAATTCCTGCTCCACCAAGGTATAAGACCCCTTTCAAATGGCCTCAGAGCCGAGACTATGCGTGGTATGACAATATACCTCACAGAGAGCTCAGCATCGAGAAGGCTGTGCAGAATTGGATCCAAGTTGAGGGCGATCGGTTCAGATTTCCTGGAGGAGGAACCATGTTTCCTCGAGGTGCTGATGCGTATATAGATGATATTAATGAGCTGATACCTCTTACGAGCGGAAAAATTAGAACTGCAATTGATACGGGCTGCGGG GTTGCTAGTTGGGGTGCTTACCTGCTGAAGAGGGATATCGTAACAATGTCTTTTGCCCCAAGGGATACTCATGAGGCGCAGGTCCAGTTTGCTCTGGAGCGAGGAGTGCCGGCCATGATTGGGATCATGGCTTCCCAAAGAATTCCTTACCCAGCCAGAGCATTCGACATGGCGCATTGCTCCCGCTGCTTGATTCCTTGGAATAAGTATG ATGGACTCTATCTAATTGAAGTGGACAGGGTGCTGAGGCCCGGTGGTTATTGGATCCTTTCTGGCCCCCCAATCCGCTGGAGAAAGTACTGGAGAGGTTGGGAAAGAACACAAGAAGACTTGAAGCAAGAGCAAGACTCAATAGAGGATGTCGCCAAGCGCCTATGCTGGAAGAAGGTGGTTGAAAAGAATGATCTTGCGATTTGGCAAAAGCCTATCAACCACTTTGAGTGCATCAAGAGCCGGAGCGTTTATAAAACTCCTCACATATGCAAGGCGGACAACCCCGACACCGCTTG GAACAGAGATATGGAAACTTGCATAACCCCATTGCCAGAAGTCAGCAGCTCAGACGAAGTAGCTGGCGGCGCAGTGGAGACATGGCCAGAACGCGCCTTCGCTGTCCCCCCCAGAGTAAGCAGCGGCTCAATCCCAGGAATCACTGCTCAGAAATACAAGGAGGATAATGAAATATGGAAGGACCGGGTGTCACACTACAAGCGGATAATTAGTCCTCTAACGCAAGGACGATACCGCAATGTTATGGACATGAATGCTAACCTCGGTGGATTTGCAGCTGCACTAGTTAAATATCCTGTGTGGGTCATGAATGTGGTGCCCGTGAACACTAACCACGACACTCTTGGTGCGATCTACGAGCGTGGTTTTATTGGCACCTACCAGGACTGGTGCGAGTCGTTTTCAACATACCCGAGAACATATGATCTCATCCATGCGGGTGGTGTTTTCAGTATCTATCAGGACAG GTGCGACATAACATACATCCTGCTGGAGATGGACCGAATCTTGAGGCCTGAAGGAACTGTTATATTCCGGGACACGGTTGAAGTCCTTGTAAAGATCAAGAGTATAACAGATGGAATGAGATGGAAGAGCCAGATCATGGACCACGAAAGCGGACCCTTCAATCCCGAGAAGATCCTTGTTGCTGTGAAAACTTACTGGACCGGCAAACCCTCGCAGAAACAGCTCTAG